In one Aminivibrio pyruvatiphilus genomic region, the following are encoded:
- a CDS encoding EamA family transporter, which yields MNSEKPSRLAYYSAYAALYLIWGSTYLAIGFTVETIPPFFSGSMRFFLAGGLLLAWCLLREKERPTRAGFAAAFKVAAVMLLGGYGAVVWAQQTVPSSVAALIISIEPLWFVIFDWLFFKSRKPTLAESVGLVLGFGGTVFLVLDQSGYSLSLSGEHTVGMLIVLVATVNWSMGALYSRKAPVAKSSLLSTAMQMTAGGVLLLILSAAAGEPARLSLETISLKSVAALAYLVVFGSLIGFTAFVWLLKVDRASRVVTHTFVNPLVALFLGWSLGGETVSVPMLVSAGIIIFSVVLITRSHPDGQ from the coding sequence ATGAACAGCGAAAAACCGTCCCGTCTGGCCTATTATTCGGCTTATGCGGCCCTCTATCTTATCTGGGGCTCCACCTACCTGGCCATCGGCTTCACCGTGGAGACCATTCCGCCCTTCTTCAGCGGTTCCATGCGGTTCTTCCTCGCAGGGGGGCTCCTGCTCGCATGGTGCCTGCTCCGGGAAAAGGAGCGGCCCACCCGGGCGGGGTTCGCCGCCGCGTTCAAGGTGGCGGCCGTGATGCTCCTGGGCGGCTACGGGGCCGTGGTATGGGCCCAGCAGACGGTCCCTTCGTCGGTGGCGGCCCTCATCATCTCCATCGAGCCCCTCTGGTTCGTCATTTTCGACTGGCTGTTCTTCAAGTCCAGGAAGCCCACCCTCGCCGAGAGCGTGGGACTGGTGCTCGGCTTCGGCGGAACGGTCTTCCTGGTCCTCGACCAGTCCGGCTATTCTCTCTCCCTGTCGGGAGAGCACACTGTGGGAATGCTCATCGTCCTCGTCGCCACGGTGAACTGGAGCATGGGGGCCCTCTACTCCCGCAAGGCCCCCGTGGCGAAATCGAGCCTGCTCTCCACGGCCATGCAGATGACCGCCGGAGGCGTGCTGCTCCTGATACTGTCGGCGGCCGCCGGAGAACCGGCCCGGCTCTCCCTGGAGACCATCTCTCTGAAGTCGGTGGCCGCCCTGGCGTACCTTGTGGTCTTCGGCTCCCTCATTGGATTCACGGCTTTTGTCTGGCTTCTGAAGGTGGACAGGGCGTCCAGGGTGGTCACCCATACCTTCGTGAACCCCCTGGTGGCCCTTTTTCTCGGCTGGAGCCTCGGCGGCGAGACGGTTTCCGTCCCCATGCTGGTTTCCGCCGGGATCATCATCTTTTCCGTGGTGCTGATCACCCGGAGCCATCCCGACGGCCAATGA
- a CDS encoding HD domain-containing phosphohydrolase translates to MVPEQSVSLDQVILSSPAVLIGGRMEENPRVDFVTGNISLFGLSPDDLTEGRVTLDSLIFGEDREEARRALAECASSGAAECVREYRLVTPTGETRPVRDYRIFHRGGTGEPCAWQSTLLDISDRQYFERAARRTEESLSSVLAVSGVWAWEYLPETDEFVGSGCFPVDGRGKEKLRFFRKKLWEDIIPSPDLARIEESWAHLLEGDCRFSVVEHPVLRPDGTRGWVSVSASPCLDERGRVTGLTGLTMDITSLKEARLKADSQAGRLELLRSMSLGMMEDLDTDSLLERILRSAVEFAGSGNGVISLLEQGGTVLRHKFAVGLHETMVGETRPASAGMTGQALRERRRIFTKDYRTWEGRIADPRFESITVNIVLPLFHGPHDFGTVGIHFTGECPGLDDLFFASLDQFAAAASIALENARLHETSQREIGEKIRAEGRLFAHAALAAASAEAAGLLLSHDHRGTALSSALATLSEASGAGRAVLLRNMPENGAAEAAAWGEGGGLPYPVDNGPVCAEDYPLVYERLASGRAYLGPLKQDMRGGIAAVPVFIGSRFWGFLALFFQGEAPRYSAGELDVLRTAAYNLAASMVRWEADDRVKEGYERLQKTFDDVIRTMGFIVGRKDPYTIEHQERVAVLAREIGTVMGLDPWRLEGLRICSLVHDVGKVEIPGEILSKPGRLSPLEFELIKTHARSGYDILKEVDFPWPVAEAARQHHERMDGSGYPRGLKGEEILLEARILAVADVVEAMSSHRPYRPSLGIEASVAEIRGKRGTAFDPSVVDACMEVLRKNPEIIAGEGKSFRRGG, encoded by the coding sequence ATGGTACCCGAACAGTCCGTGAGCCTCGACCAGGTGATTCTTTCAAGCCCTGCCGTCCTGATCGGCGGGAGAATGGAGGAGAACCCCCGCGTGGATTTCGTCACGGGGAACATCTCCCTGTTCGGCTTGTCCCCCGATGACCTGACGGAGGGCCGGGTGACCCTGGACTCCCTCATTTTCGGCGAAGACCGGGAGGAAGCCCGAAGGGCCCTGGCGGAGTGCGCTTCCTCGGGCGCCGCTGAGTGCGTCCGGGAATACCGCCTGGTGACGCCGACCGGGGAGACACGCCCCGTACGGGATTACAGGATCTTTCACCGGGGCGGGACCGGAGAGCCCTGTGCCTGGCAGTCCACCCTTCTGGACATTTCGGACAGGCAATACTTCGAGAGAGCCGCCCGCCGGACCGAGGAGAGTCTTTCGTCCGTGCTGGCCGTCTCGGGAGTCTGGGCCTGGGAATATCTTCCGGAGACGGACGAGTTTGTGGGCTCCGGCTGTTTCCCTGTGGACGGCAGAGGGAAGGAAAAACTCCGATTTTTTCGTAAGAAGCTGTGGGAGGATATCATCCCTTCCCCGGACCTGGCAAGAATAGAAGAGTCATGGGCACATCTCCTGGAAGGAGACTGCCGTTTTTCGGTTGTGGAGCACCCGGTTCTGAGGCCTGACGGAACACGGGGCTGGGTTTCGGTCAGCGCTTCCCCCTGCCTGGACGAACGGGGCCGGGTGACGGGCTTGACTGGGCTTACCATGGACATCACATCCCTGAAGGAGGCGCGGCTGAAGGCCGATTCCCAGGCCGGGCGCCTGGAGCTGCTGCGCTCCATGTCCCTGGGGATGATGGAGGACCTGGATACGGATTCCCTGCTGGAAAGGATTCTCCGCAGCGCCGTGGAGTTCGCCGGGTCCGGGAACGGGGTGATTTCCCTCTTGGAGCAGGGGGGGACCGTTCTCCGGCACAAGTTCGCCGTGGGACTGCATGAAACGATGGTGGGGGAGACCCGGCCTGCTTCAGCAGGCATGACGGGCCAGGCTCTCCGGGAGAGGCGGCGGATTTTTACGAAGGACTACCGCACCTGGGAAGGGCGGATTGCCGATCCCAGGTTCGAGTCCATTACCGTTAACATTGTCCTGCCGCTCTTCCACGGTCCTCACGACTTCGGCACAGTGGGCATCCATTTCACGGGTGAATGCCCGGGCCTGGACGACCTGTTTTTTGCCTCCCTCGACCAGTTTGCCGCCGCCGCCTCCATAGCCCTGGAAAACGCCAGGCTCCATGAGACCTCTCAACGGGAGATCGGAGAGAAAATCCGGGCCGAGGGGAGGCTTTTCGCCCATGCCGCCCTGGCTGCGGCCTCAGCTGAGGCCGCAGGGCTCCTCCTTTCCCATGATCACCGCGGGACCGCCCTGAGCAGTGCCCTGGCGACACTTTCGGAAGCTTCGGGGGCCGGCCGGGCCGTCCTTCTGAGGAATATGCCGGAGAACGGTGCTGCGGAAGCGGCTGCCTGGGGTGAGGGAGGAGGCCTGCCGTACCCCGTGGATAACGGGCCGGTCTGTGCGGAGGATTATCCTCTTGTCTACGAGCGTCTCGCTTCAGGGCGGGCCTACCTCGGTCCCCTGAAACAGGACATGCGGGGAGGAATCGCCGCAGTTCCCGTTTTTATCGGGTCCCGGTTCTGGGGATTTCTCGCCCTGTTCTTTCAGGGAGAAGCTCCCCGTTATTCCGCCGGGGAGCTCGACGTGCTGAGGACGGCGGCCTACAACCTGGCGGCCTCCATGGTCCGGTGGGAAGCGGACGACAGGGTGAAAGAGGGCTATGAACGGCTTCAGAAGACTTTCGACGACGTGATCCGCACCATGGGATTCATCGTCGGAAGAAAAGATCCCTACACCATTGAACACCAGGAGCGGGTTGCCGTCCTTGCCCGGGAGATCGGAACGGTTATGGGACTGGACCCCTGGCGGCTGGAAGGGCTTCGCATCTGCTCCCTGGTCCACGACGTGGGGAAGGTGGAGATTCCCGGGGAGATCCTCAGCAAGCCGGGAAGGCTGTCTCCCCTGGAGTTCGAGCTGATCAAGACCCATGCCCGGTCAGGGTACGACATCCTGAAGGAGGTCGATTTTCCCTGGCCCGTGGCGGAGGCCGCCAGGCAGCACCACGAGCGCATGGACGGTTCCGGGTACCCCCGGGGACTGAAGGGGGAGGAGATCCTGCTTGAAGCCCGGATTCTCGCCGTGGCTGACGTGGTGGAGGCCATGTCGTCCCATCGGCCCTACCGCCCCTCTCTCGGCATTGAAGCCTCCGTGGCGGAGATCAGGGGAAAACGGGGAACGGCTTTCGACCCGTCGGTGGTGGACGCCTGCATGGAAGTTCTCCGGAAGAATCCGGAAATCATCGCCGGCGAAGGAAAATCCTTCCGGAGAGGAGGATGA
- a CDS encoding HD domain-containing phosphohydrolase, with protein MSAKDVLSLDQIIASSPVVVLWGEPEERHPVDFVTGNIDRFGYTVSEIVLEEIPFLSLVFPGDRERVKREFLRAAMEDVPSLLFEYRIITRGGEVRWIEDRTSFHRDGSGNAFAYQSSLLDVTDRKAAELRAKESEERLSRVLAASRVGIWEYFPESDTFSGSGHGAILGLEDGEFPLSRQDLFGRVLFPKENEEAETAWERFLAGEDTFLDVECRAARKDGGSRWVVFKGFPVRDGEGGLLRVTGLTIDITGLKEAELRAEAQNRRLELLHSMFLSFMEELDSTALLQRILTKAGELAGTEHVSLSVYQEKKNTFLRTFGTGLYAPMVNESRPVFVGISGYVFKKKERIIIRDYRSHPGRTPDPRLSEITTIISMPFFQGKKFMGVLSIAYTDGFPEIDRDLLASLDQFAAAASIALENARLYEGSRRELEERKRAEERLRFHGKLVEAAAEGASFLLSLEDGQQAMNFALRSLGEALGARRTNLFRNCTAPDGKKNVRLLARSSAPWAKGAPLLPETLSWEENLSDVYALLADGGIYTGPISGFGTIPEGVVQDAGPISFMAVPILFRSEFWGFLGFSFEGNVIPVRADETDVLRAAAYNLAASVIRWESEQEVLRGYEKLRNTFNDVIRTMGQIVGKKDPYTIEHQERVALLATEIGAALGLDGERLEGLRIAGLVHDVGKVEIPSEILSKPGRLSPLEFELIKTHAGSSYDILREIDFPWPVAEIARQHHEKLDGSGYPRGLKGEEILLEARILTVADVVEAMSSHRPYRPSLGLEAARGEIEKYSGVLYDPEVVKACVAVLENSSGILSVR; from the coding sequence GTGAGCGCAAAAGATGTCCTCAGCCTTGACCAGATCATAGCGTCCAGCCCCGTGGTGGTCCTCTGGGGCGAACCGGAGGAGCGGCATCCCGTGGATTTCGTCACAGGGAACATTGACCGTTTCGGCTATACCGTTTCCGAAATCGTTCTCGAAGAAATCCCCTTTCTGTCCCTCGTCTTTCCCGGGGACAGGGAGCGGGTGAAGAGAGAATTTCTCAGGGCAGCCATGGAGGATGTTCCTTCGCTCCTGTTCGAGTACCGGATCATCACCCGGGGCGGGGAGGTCCGGTGGATCGAGGACAGGACCTCATTCCACCGGGACGGGAGCGGAAATGCCTTCGCCTACCAGTCAAGCCTGCTGGACGTCACCGACCGCAAGGCAGCCGAGCTGCGGGCGAAAGAGAGCGAGGAAAGGCTCTCCCGGGTGCTTGCCGCCTCCAGGGTGGGAATCTGGGAGTATTTTCCGGAAAGCGACACTTTCTCAGGCTCGGGCCATGGAGCCATCCTCGGGCTGGAGGACGGGGAGTTTCCCCTTTCCAGGCAGGACCTCTTCGGCAGGGTTCTTTTCCCGAAGGAAAATGAGGAGGCTGAAACGGCGTGGGAACGCTTCCTCGCCGGAGAAGACACCTTCCTCGACGTGGAGTGCAGGGCCGCACGCAAGGACGGCGGATCCCGCTGGGTGGTCTTCAAGGGATTCCCTGTCAGGGACGGCGAGGGCGGGCTTCTGCGGGTGACGGGCCTCACCATAGACATCACGGGCCTCAAGGAGGCGGAGCTCCGGGCGGAAGCCCAGAACAGGCGGCTTGAACTGCTTCACTCCATGTTCCTCTCCTTTATGGAGGAGCTGGACTCCACAGCCCTCCTCCAGCGCATTCTGACGAAGGCGGGAGAACTCGCCGGGACGGAGCACGTATCCCTTTCCGTCTACCAGGAGAAGAAGAACACCTTCCTCCGGACCTTCGGCACCGGACTGTATGCTCCCATGGTGAACGAGAGCCGTCCCGTCTTCGTGGGCATTTCCGGATATGTTTTCAAAAAAAAGGAAAGGATCATCATCCGGGATTACCGCAGCCATCCCGGTCGGACCCCCGATCCCAGGCTGTCGGAGATCACCACCATCATCTCCATGCCCTTTTTCCAGGGGAAGAAGTTCATGGGAGTCCTCTCCATTGCCTACACCGACGGCTTCCCGGAGATCGACCGGGATCTGCTGGCCTCCCTCGACCAGTTCGCCGCTGCCGCGTCCATCGCCCTGGAAAACGCCAGGCTCTACGAGGGATCCCGGCGGGAGCTCGAAGAAAGAAAACGGGCCGAGGAGCGGCTTCGTTTTCACGGAAAGCTCGTGGAGGCAGCAGCGGAGGGAGCAAGCTTCCTTCTCTCCCTGGAGGACGGGCAGCAGGCCATGAACTTTGCCCTGCGGAGCCTTGGAGAAGCTCTCGGTGCCCGGAGGACAAACCTGTTCCGCAACTGCACCGCCCCGGACGGGAAGAAAAACGTCCGCCTCCTGGCCCGGTCGTCGGCACCCTGGGCCAAGGGCGCTCCCCTTCTTCCGGAGACCCTTTCCTGGGAAGAAAATCTTTCCGACGTCTATGCCCTCCTCGCGGACGGGGGAATCTATACCGGGCCGATTTCCGGCTTCGGCACCATTCCGGAGGGAGTTGTTCAGGATGCCGGGCCAATTTCCTTCATGGCCGTTCCCATCCTCTTCCGGTCTGAATTCTGGGGTTTTCTCGGCTTCAGCTTCGAGGGGAACGTCATCCCCGTCAGGGCCGACGAGACGGACGTGCTCAGGGCCGCGGCCTATAACCTTGCCGCATCGGTGATCCGGTGGGAGTCGGAGCAGGAAGTGCTCCGGGGGTATGAAAAACTCAGGAACACTTTCAACGACGTGATCCGGACCATGGGGCAGATTGTGGGCAAGAAGGATCCCTACACCATCGAGCACCAGGAAAGGGTGGCCCTTCTGGCCACGGAGATCGGCGCCGCCCTGGGGCTTGACGGGGAGCGGCTTGAAGGTCTCCGTATCGCCGGGCTGGTCCACGACGTGGGAAAAGTGGAAATCCCCAGCGAGATACTGAGCAAGCCCGGGAGGCTGTCCCCCCTGGAGTTCGAGCTCATCAAGACCCATGCCGGCTCGAGTTACGATATCCTCAGGGAGATCGACTTTCCCTGGCCGGTGGCGGAGATAGCCAGGCAGCACCACGAAAAGCTCGACGGATCGGGGTACCCCAGGGGGCTGAAGGGGGAGGAAATCCTTCTTGAAGCCCGAATCCTCACGGTGGCAGACGTAGTGGAGGCCATGTCCTCCCATCGGCCCTACCGCCCGTCTCTCGGCCTGGAGGCAGCCAGGGGGGAGATAGAAAAATACAGCGGAGTGCTCTATGACCCGGAGGTAGTGAAAGCCTGCGTGGCCGTACTGGAAAACAGTTCCGGCATTCTCAGCGTTCGCTGA
- a CDS encoding MFS transporter, which produces MKNSLSRSSESAGASVLSPGRAHFLFGCLVTAYFFSFFFRVSASVVLPEQAARIGMGAALTGFLSSLYYYAYAVMQAVSGALHDRFGPLKVMAGGMALAALGTAFLVVEPSPFTLGAWRLLTGIGLAPMYGGALVYQASAFTPDKYVFYSSVTLSLGALGAIVSVAPLGWFLDALGLSRTFAGLAGVSLAMAFLLWKERAYDPVPARPVFAGQPARSVISRLREAFGMIVSSSYLRNLLVVWSVSASAQLSYQGLWAVSWYRTAYGVPASEARNWASLISIGMFLGTVMLGRFWGRTEQRFRAMCFWSLFNGLSWTALLLSVAFRLPLPLAGVCGFCVGAANGLCAVHYASATKEQAAGANTGALLGTMNTVVIVLAVVFQWGTGAIISLFPGEQPGELTSLGFLVCFSLVTLVILGSLLSLRALKNPGSLSER; this is translated from the coding sequence ATGAAAAACAGCTTATCCAGGTCAAGCGAATCTGCCGGAGCGAGCGTCCTCTCACCGGGGCGGGCCCATTTTCTCTTTGGCTGCCTGGTAACGGCCTACTTTTTCTCTTTCTTCTTCAGGGTTTCGGCATCTGTGGTCCTGCCGGAGCAGGCGGCCCGCATCGGTATGGGAGCCGCTCTTACGGGTTTTCTCTCCAGCCTTTACTACTACGCCTATGCAGTCATGCAGGCCGTGTCGGGAGCCCTTCATGACCGGTTCGGTCCCCTGAAGGTAATGGCGGGAGGCATGGCCCTGGCGGCCCTCGGAACGGCCTTTCTCGTCGTCGAGCCTTCCCCCTTCACCCTCGGCGCCTGGCGGCTCCTTACGGGGATCGGCCTGGCGCCCATGTACGGGGGAGCCCTTGTCTACCAGGCGAGCGCCTTCACGCCCGACAAATACGTCTTCTACTCGAGCGTCACCCTTTCCCTGGGAGCCCTCGGCGCCATCGTGTCCGTGGCCCCCCTCGGGTGGTTCCTGGACGCCCTGGGACTCTCCCGGACCTTCGCGGGGCTTGCCGGAGTCAGCCTCGCCATGGCCTTCCTGCTCTGGAAGGAACGGGCATACGACCCAGTGCCGGCACGGCCGGTTTTCGCCGGACAGCCCGCCCGGTCGGTTATCTCCAGGCTCCGGGAGGCCTTCGGCATGATCGTCTCCTCCTCCTACCTCAGGAATTTGCTGGTGGTCTGGTCTGTCTCGGCGTCGGCCCAGCTTTCCTACCAGGGGCTCTGGGCGGTGTCATGGTACAGGACGGCCTACGGCGTTCCCGCATCGGAGGCAAGGAACTGGGCGTCCCTCATCAGCATCGGCATGTTCCTGGGAACGGTGATGCTCGGGAGGTTCTGGGGGAGGACTGAACAGCGGTTCAGGGCGATGTGCTTCTGGTCCCTTTTCAACGGCCTCTCATGGACGGCCCTTCTGCTCTCGGTAGCCTTTCGGCTGCCCCTTCCCCTGGCGGGGGTGTGCGGCTTCTGCGTCGGGGCGGCCAACGGACTCTGCGCAGTCCATTACGCCTCGGCCACCAAGGAACAGGCGGCAGGAGCGAACACGGGAGCCCTTCTCGGGACAATGAATACTGTAGTCATCGTTCTTGCGGTGGTGTTCCAGTGGGGAACGGGAGCGATCATCAGCCTTTTCCCGGGCGAACAGCCCGGAGAGCTGACTTCCCTGGGCTTTCTGGTCTGTTTTTCCCTGGTCACCCTGGTGATCCTGGGAAGCCTTCTCTCCCTGAGAGCCCTGAAGAACCCCGGCAGCCTCAGCGAACGCTGA